One window from the genome of Candidatus Hydrogenedentota bacterium encodes:
- a CDS encoding thiamine-phosphate kinase: protein MMGSLNELGEFGLIHLLTQNLQSSKELVLGVGDDCAVIHASKEYFLISCDAFIEDVHFRKCWARAEDIGYKAAAAALSDIAAMGGVAKYMLITLACPGNTETYYLECLYDGIREVCDPEGISIIGGDTTSSPHSLVLNMVVIG, encoded by the coding sequence ATGATGGGCAGCTTAAACGAACTTGGTGAATTTGGCCTTATCCATTTGCTGACGCAAAATCTCCAGTCCTCGAAAGAATTGGTGCTCGGCGTCGGCGATGACTGCGCTGTCATACACGCATCAAAAGAATACTTCCTCATCTCGTGTGACGCATTCATTGAAGATGTCCATTTTCGGAAATGCTGGGCAAGAGCGGAGGATATCGGTTACAAAGCCGCTGCTGCAGCACTCAGCGACATTGCCGCCATGGGCGGTGTGGCAAAATACATGCTCATCACCCTCGCTTGCCCCGGCAATACGGAGACATACTACTTGGAATGTCTTTACGACGGCATCCGCGAAGTATGCGACCCTGAGGGAATCAGCATCATTGGCGGAGATACGACCTCCTCCCCCCATAGTCTCGTTTTGAATATGGTGGTTATTGGC